A single genomic interval of Brevibacillus brevis harbors:
- a CDS encoding VWA domain-containing protein gives MKKWASFIVFLMLVMTGCTDADPAQKDTAATQQTANMQEQTKTSDQTTSDTSTQTQAREPLPPVKRELTAFELALANQVVGTYAGENYDEEKVKKELDKLPATLTSEQYLDELLKLLGEDYRPFVLAFANFDSSVDVHLQRPTEEITLPETQKTHFALLIDASGSMKGKVGKKTKMEAAREAIDQFASVLPKNATISLRVYGHKGSGSDQDKALSCASTETFYSETGYQKEAFQQALGKVQPAGWTPIAKALQAVQEDIPAGTTETFVYVVSDGIETCGGNPVEAAKALNQSSIKTVVNIIGFDVDNEGQRMLKQVADAGAGTYITVQDEEALKKHLRGEYDKLKQAWYAWKENAKEDALSQKEAKKKLAEDTKEKVKALVEEEKQRLLDAREYLKKRFNGKGGIMDTDSAIIDRKQEIWRYAVDTGNGLWRDSVDNGNQEWREVIEEGQQGVRDANDKRP, from the coding sequence TTGAAGAAATGGGCATCGTTTATTGTGTTTCTTATGCTAGTGATGACCGGCTGTACAGACGCTGATCCTGCGCAAAAAGACACTGCTGCGACACAACAAACCGCAAACATGCAGGAGCAGACGAAAACGTCTGATCAGACAACTTCAGATACATCCACACAAACGCAGGCCAGAGAGCCGCTGCCTCCTGTCAAGCGCGAGTTGACGGCATTTGAGCTCGCATTGGCAAACCAGGTGGTGGGGACGTATGCTGGCGAGAATTACGATGAAGAGAAGGTCAAAAAAGAATTGGATAAGCTCCCAGCTACACTTACTTCGGAGCAATATCTCGATGAACTGCTGAAATTACTCGGAGAGGACTACCGCCCGTTTGTACTCGCGTTTGCGAATTTTGATTCCAGTGTAGACGTTCACTTGCAGCGTCCGACTGAGGAGATTACCTTGCCGGAAACGCAAAAAACGCATTTTGCCTTGCTGATTGATGCGAGTGGCAGCATGAAAGGAAAAGTCGGCAAAAAAACGAAGATGGAGGCAGCTCGAGAGGCGATTGACCAATTTGCGTCAGTCCTTCCCAAAAACGCGACGATTTCTTTACGTGTATATGGGCATAAAGGAAGCGGCAGTGACCAAGACAAAGCGTTATCATGCGCCAGTACAGAGACCTTTTATTCGGAGACGGGTTATCAGAAGGAAGCATTTCAACAAGCATTGGGCAAAGTACAGCCAGCGGGCTGGACACCGATTGCAAAAGCGCTGCAAGCGGTGCAAGAAGATATTCCTGCCGGGACAACCGAAACATTCGTGTACGTGGTGAGTGACGGGATCGAAACGTGCGGAGGAAATCCCGTAGAAGCAGCCAAAGCACTGAACCAGTCGAGTATAAAGACCGTAGTGAACATTATCGGTTTTGATGTTGATAACGAAGGGCAGCGTATGCTCAAGCAAGTGGCGGATGCGGGAGCGGGGACATACATAACCGTGCAGGATGAAGAGGCTTTGAAAAAGCACCTTCGGGGCGAATACGATAAGCTCAAGCAAGCTTGGTATGCGTGGAAGGAAAATGCCAAAGAAGACGCACTCAGTCAAAAAGAAGCGAAGAAAAAACTCGCTGAAGATACCAAGGAAAAAGTAAAAGCGTTGGTGGAGGAAGAGAAACAAAGATTGCTGGACGCCAGGGAATATTTGAAAAAGAGATTTAACGGAAAAGGTGGAATTATGGATACCGATAGTGCCATTATCGACCGGAAGCAGGAAATATGGCGATACGCTGTGGATACAGGCAATGGGCTATGGAGAGATTCCGTTGACAATGGCAATCAGGAGTGGCGTGAAGTCATTGAGGAAGGACAACAAGGGGTTCGGGACGCAAACGACAAAAGACCTTGA
- the ileS gene encoding isoleucine--tRNA ligase — MRKVDVKEKARTRELRVLDQWREDDTFRKSMDNRLGKPNFVFYEGPPTANGQPHIGHVLGRVIKDFIGRYKTMSGYRVVRKAGWDTHGLPVELGVEKRLGISGKQEIENYGVAKFIEECKNSVFEYEKQWRELTEGIAYWTDMEHPYVTLTNDYIESVWHILSEIHKKELLYKGHRVSPYCPDCQTTLSSHEVAQGYEDVKDLSATVKFKSKTSDDIFLAWTTTPWTLPANVALVVNKELDYVRVKHKDEVYVVAKNLAEKVFKEDYEVLSTHKGAEFVGTPYEPPFGYIKVNHGHIIVDADYVSDTSGTGIVHTAPAHGEDDYRTTRQHGLDFVNVVNLAGRYTEQISDFAGRFVKDCDVDIVKELSHRGLLFSKERYEHSYPFCWRCKSPLLYYAMESWFIKTTAIKDQLIENNSKIDWYPGHLREGRFGKFLEELVDWNISRNRYWGTPLNLWLCQDCGYEYAPDSVKELREKSVAPLDENLELHKPFVDEVKLRCSCGGTMERTPEVIDVWFDSGSMPFAQYHHPFGDEKVFQEQYPADIISEGIDQTRGWFFSLLAVSTLYNGKAPYKAVISTGHVLDEHGQKMSKSKGNGIDPWEVIEEFGADAFRWALLSDSAPWSSKRFSKRIVAEAKYKVIDTIHNTHAFYSLYALIDAFKPEEHLPQPPVNDLDRWILSRLNTTLQHVGKGLETYDFMNPAGHIEAFVDELSNWYIRRSRDRFWSSGMTPDKVSAYQTLREVLLTLAKMIAPYAPLIAEDMYGNLGGEGSVHLTDYPQVNTEAIDETLERDMETARHIVELARNVRNETGLKTRQPLSELIVSMEQPFNLERFSSIIQDEINVKNIRVEQSDSSFVTYYFKLNLKVAGKKYGKLVGPIQGYLKELKAADAQKAVDNGYLDVEVAGESVRLTLDELLVEKQGKQGFASASGYQLHVALNTTLTEELEQEGLVREVIRVVQDARKKLDLPIDKRVQLTLDVDDELRAALERFDHVLRESVLVSDVAYAKAADMETVSFGDKTFGLHIG, encoded by the coding sequence ATGAGGAAAGTAGACGTAAAAGAAAAAGCAAGGACACGAGAGTTGCGCGTTCTGGATCAGTGGAGGGAGGACGACACGTTCCGCAAGTCGATGGACAATCGGCTGGGAAAGCCAAACTTCGTCTTTTATGAAGGACCTCCGACTGCAAATGGACAGCCGCATATCGGCCACGTGCTCGGAAGGGTCATCAAGGATTTCATCGGACGTTACAAAACGATGTCCGGCTACCGTGTCGTCCGTAAAGCAGGTTGGGATACGCATGGTCTCCCGGTAGAGCTTGGGGTGGAAAAGCGACTTGGCATTTCTGGCAAGCAGGAGATCGAAAACTACGGAGTGGCCAAGTTCATCGAGGAATGCAAAAACAGCGTATTCGAGTACGAAAAACAATGGCGTGAGCTGACGGAAGGGATCGCTTACTGGACAGATATGGAGCATCCATACGTCACCTTAACTAACGACTACATTGAAAGCGTCTGGCACATCCTTTCTGAAATTCATAAGAAAGAACTGCTGTACAAAGGACATCGTGTCAGTCCGTATTGCCCGGATTGCCAGACGACGCTCAGCTCTCATGAAGTGGCGCAAGGCTATGAAGACGTGAAGGATTTGAGTGCGACCGTCAAATTCAAAAGCAAGACAAGCGATGACATCTTCCTGGCGTGGACGACGACACCATGGACACTTCCGGCGAACGTGGCTTTGGTTGTCAACAAAGAACTCGATTACGTGCGGGTGAAGCACAAGGATGAAGTGTACGTCGTAGCAAAAAATCTCGCGGAGAAAGTGTTCAAGGAAGACTACGAGGTTTTGTCCACGCACAAAGGGGCAGAATTCGTCGGTACCCCGTATGAGCCGCCTTTTGGCTATATCAAGGTAAACCATGGGCATATCATCGTCGATGCGGACTATGTCAGTGATACGAGCGGAACTGGCATCGTGCATACTGCGCCAGCGCACGGGGAGGATGATTATCGCACGACCCGTCAGCATGGTCTTGATTTTGTGAACGTCGTGAATTTGGCTGGCCGCTATACCGAGCAAATCTCAGATTTCGCGGGTCGCTTCGTGAAGGATTGCGACGTCGATATCGTAAAGGAACTGTCTCATCGCGGTCTACTGTTTTCCAAGGAGCGCTACGAGCACAGTTATCCGTTTTGCTGGCGCTGCAAATCACCACTGCTCTACTACGCGATGGAGAGCTGGTTCATCAAAACGACAGCGATCAAGGATCAGCTAATCGAAAACAACAGCAAGATCGACTGGTATCCAGGCCACTTGCGCGAAGGGCGCTTCGGGAAATTCCTCGAAGAGCTCGTAGATTGGAATATCAGCCGCAATCGGTATTGGGGGACGCCGCTCAATTTATGGCTTTGTCAGGATTGTGGCTACGAATATGCCCCAGACAGTGTAAAAGAGTTGCGTGAGAAGTCTGTGGCGCCGCTTGACGAGAATCTGGAGCTGCACAAGCCGTTTGTGGATGAGGTGAAGCTACGTTGCTCTTGCGGCGGTACGATGGAGCGGACTCCTGAGGTCATTGATGTGTGGTTCGACAGCGGTTCGATGCCGTTTGCTCAGTACCATCATCCATTCGGCGACGAAAAGGTATTTCAGGAGCAATACCCTGCCGACATCATTTCGGAAGGAATCGATCAGACACGGGGCTGGTTCTTCAGTTTATTGGCGGTTTCTACTCTATATAACGGAAAAGCGCCTTACAAGGCGGTCATCTCTACCGGTCACGTTTTGGATGAACACGGTCAGAAGATGTCCAAAAGCAAAGGAAACGGGATCGATCCGTGGGAGGTTATTGAGGAGTTCGGTGCAGATGCGTTCCGGTGGGCGCTCTTGTCTGACAGTGCGCCGTGGAGCAGCAAGCGTTTCTCCAAGCGGATCGTCGCCGAGGCGAAGTACAAAGTGATCGATACGATCCATAACACGCATGCTTTTTACTCGCTGTACGCCTTGATCGATGCATTCAAGCCAGAAGAGCATCTGCCACAGCCGCCTGTAAACGATTTGGATAGGTGGATATTATCCCGCTTGAACACCACCTTGCAGCACGTGGGAAAAGGACTGGAAACCTACGATTTCATGAATCCGGCGGGGCATATCGAAGCGTTCGTCGACGAGCTGAGCAACTGGTACATCCGTCGTTCGCGGGATCGTTTCTGGAGTAGCGGGATGACACCTGACAAAGTATCTGCTTACCAGACCCTGCGGGAAGTGTTGCTGACGCTGGCGAAGATGATCGCGCCTTACGCACCGCTGATCGCTGAAGATATGTACGGCAATCTGGGGGGAGAAGGCAGTGTTCATTTGACAGACTATCCGCAGGTGAACACAGAAGCAATCGATGAAACCCTTGAGCGGGACATGGAAACGGCTCGTCACATCGTGGAGCTGGCACGAAATGTCCGCAACGAAACTGGACTCAAGACCAGACAGCCTCTGTCCGAGCTGATTGTATCGATGGAGCAGCCATTTAACCTGGAGAGATTTTCTAGCATTATCCAAGACGAGATCAATGTCAAAAACATTCGGGTGGAGCAAAGCGACAGCAGCTTCGTGACGTATTATTTCAAGCTCAACCTGAAGGTAGCTGGGAAAAAATACGGCAAGCTCGTTGGGCCGATTCAAGGGTATCTAAAAGAATTGAAAGCAGCAGATGCACAGAAGGCAGTAGACAATGGCTACTTGGATGTGGAGGTCGCAGGAGAGAGCGTGCGGCTGACACTAGATGAGCTGCTCGTGGAAAAGCAAGGGAAGCAAGGCTTCGCTTCTGCATCTGGATATCAGCTCCACGTAGCCTTGAATACGACACTCACAGAAGAGCTTGAGCAAGAAGGCTTGGTTCGTGAAGTCATCCGCGTCGTTCAGGACGCGAGGAAAAAGCTGGATTTGCCCATCGATAAACGTGTCCAGCTCACACTGGATGTGGACGATGAGCTACGAGCAGCATTGGAGCGTTTTGATCATGTTTTACGTGAGAGTGTACTCGTTTCGGATGTGGCTTATGCGAAAGCAGCAGATATGGAAACCGTTTCGTTCGGAGACAAGACGTTTGGCTTGCACATCGGGTAA